Genomic window (Musa acuminata AAA Group cultivar baxijiao chromosome BXJ1-9, Cavendish_Baxijiao_AAA, whole genome shotgun sequence):
AAAGGTCGATAACTTGAATTCCATGGATGCGGGAAAAAAATGAAATGGCAGTGAAGTTAGGACTCTAATTCAACCAAATAATATATCAGTTCATTCAGGAACCATAGGAATTACTTTAGAAGTAATCATGTTTGGTGACTTGCATAGTTGCAGACGGATGCAAACAGCATAGGTTCATTTTACACGATAAATCACCCTGAAAACTGATCATGCTGAATGACATATAGCTAATTTAGGTTTTGCGGAACATAAGAATGGCAAATTTTACAGGCAGCAAGCGATGGGCACAGGATCGACCTATGAAACCACAAGATCACCAAGAGGATCATTGTGGAGTAGCATCCAAATTGTAAATCGGAACTCAATTATCTATAAAACAGTTACCTTCCAAGTAGCAGACGCCAAGATTGCACTGCCCAGCCGGATAGCCAAGCTCAGCTGCCCTCCGATACAAggcctccgcctcctccttctTCCCCATCTCCCAGTACATGAGCCCGGCGTCGACCATGGCGGGTGCCGAACCCCGGTCGACGCCCTTGAGGAAGTACTCGAGAGCCCGGTGAGGGTTGGGGCGGCCGATCCCGGGGCCGCGACCGCGCTTGTAACCCTTTCCCACACGTAGCAGCACCATAGCCTCCCGAAGCGGCCGGAGGGCCTCCCGCCAGGACTGGCACACCGTGCTTGCGGCCCAGAGGGTGGGCACGTCGAAGGGCGCCGCCAGCCGTGCGAGCACGTCGAACGGAACGTCCGCAAAGCTAACCGCCGCGGTAGGAGGCGCGGGGAGGGGCGATGGAGGGCTCCACCTCCGTCGGCGGGACCTGCCGCGGACAAACGAGGAGACGGCGGTCCGCTTCCTTTGCTCGTCCATGTCGGCAGAGAAGAATTCCGTCGTCGCCACCGGTTCGATCGGATGCGGGACGTGTTTATTTTCTCCCGAGTTGGGCTGCCGACTCGTCACGGTCCTGAGTTAACACGGTAGGAAATACGTCATGGGTCCGGTTAAATTAGAGTTAATTCTCGAAAACAAttgatctttttctctttttttcgaaAGGTGTCTCTAATTTTCAGAAttctctaatatatttttttttaatttaatatctgaAATATTCTCAATCACCtatctatttttaattataaatagaTCGAATCtatcttattataatatttttatactaccttatagtatttttaataatactaaaaaataCTATAGTGTTTTTCTGGTGTCAGTAAAAAACatatattaaattagattttgaaaatatattataaGTTTCTGGGCTAAAATTTTAGCTTCATTACTTatcttttactatatatatacatatatatatatatatatatgtatgtatatatatacgtatatatatatatatgtatgtatatatatacgtatatatatatatatatatatatatatatatatatatatatatatatatatccttattaTCTTAACATTGGTCATAGAAATATTTGATCTAACATTTTTTGTTTGCCCTTATTATGTGATATAACGATATTATTTGTTTTTAGGCTCTTAAGAGAGGGAAAGGTAACATatggaaaacaaaatttaaagggAGAATATATATTCATAATAGATTTGATAGATATTCACCTTTCTAGTTGACTAAGTTTTCGTATAAAttagattatttttatatgattatataataAACACTAAACCTTGGTCCaatattaattttgataatttattaaaTCAATAGAGAACAGAGTGACAGAAATCAAGAGAATATctccaaaaataataaaaaatatgatataatgGTACCTATTAGGactaagtcggcactaagaggggaggagggagggggggggggtgagggtGTGtgtcggggtgaattagtgcttacgttaaaaacatcggtttaaaaaactttcattcgataaagctcgtatcgagaagataaatttaacttgaaagcaattaTAAacgtagtgaataagtaaattagtttcaatataaatgaaaaacataaagtaaatataaactaaatatgaatgacctacattcactcctaaTTCATTTTCAGTTAAGGCTACCGGCTTCGACTATCGATCttgatcaactaccattttaaacttttttttctccttttcaagggtttaggagataatctttataATCACTCACCTCTCTTTTAAACTTCACCTAATACTTAGAGCTTGAAAGGAGTTCTCCTAATGTTACAACAtagttttcctttcttttttgctcACAGTTGATGATGTTCACTGAGTAAGGATGAGTGAGGTTTTTATAcgccccaaatggatttaaatttgaaatcaaaacgatctcatcttgggttttcgggaTATTGGAGGTACTATCGTCAGAAAtatgtggtactaccacctgacactttGACACTAGACAATACTATTGCCTGATAGagtctcggagactaggctctgatgatgccaccgcctagcaacaTTAACTACTGGCGGTATCATCGCC
Coding sequences:
- the LOC135592641 gene encoding F-box protein At1g70590-like isoform X1 translates to MDEQRKRTAVSSFVRGRSRRRRWSPPSPLPAPPTAAVSFADVPFDVLARLAAPFDVPTLWAASTVCQSWREALRPLREAMVLLRVGKGYKRGRGPGIGRPNPHRALEYFLKGVDRGSAPAMVDAGLMYWEMGKKEEAEALYRRAAELGYPAGQCNLGVCYLEADQPKSEEAVKWFYRAAESGYVSAQYNLALCLHKGRGVKNDLANAAKWYLRAAQGGNVRAMYNTSLCYSTGEGLVQNIGHARVWMKRAAKGGHSKAQFEHGLQLYSSGDMTEALVYLELSTRAGVADAVGIRNRVLQSLCQASRDHVMLRVERWQPL
- the LOC135592641 gene encoding F-box protein At1g70590-like isoform X2; the protein is MDEQRKRTAVSSFVRGRSRRRRWSPPSPLPAPPTAAVSFADVPFDVLARLAAPFDVPTLWAASTVCQSWREALRPLREAMVLLRVGKGYKRGRGPGIGRPNPHRALEYFLKGVDRGSAPAMVDAGLMYWEMGKKEEAEALYRRAAELGYPAGQCNLGVCYLEADQPKSEEAVKWFYRAAESGYAKWYLRAAQGGNVRAMYNTSLCYSTGEGLVQNIGHARVWMKRAAKGGHSKAQFEHGLQLYSSGDMTEALVYLELSTRAGVADAVGIRNRVLQSLCQASRDHVMLRVERWQPL